A section of the Malania oleifera isolate guangnan ecotype guangnan chromosome 2, ASM2987363v1, whole genome shotgun sequence genome encodes:
- the LOC131149399 gene encoding DDT domain-containing protein PTM isoform X2, producing the protein MEFAAIKVERRGRKRRRNGGQNNVSTGQQIGPETKKRAVETRSKAFIGRYVKKEFVGSGVFIGKIVSYDGGLYRVDYEDGDCEDLESSEVRQFLIADGGFDDHLMTRKKKLDELISNKDVSKTRNSEANAVDLANGLERAEVSSLSEVSCGPTHETDAAVAQVDGDADSSSDSCEYVHDHGLGSEAETPAVPPPPLPPSSGNIGVPEEYASHLFSVYSFLRSFSIRLFLSPFGLDDFVGSINCVVPNTLVDAIHVALMRALRRHLEKLSSDGSELASKCLRCVDWSLVDMLTWPVYLIHYLTIMGYVEGPEWKGFYADVLDREYYSLPVGRKLLILQILCDDVLESAELRAEIDMREESEVGIDSDAIAANPIENGPRRVHPRYSKTSACKDQEAIEIIADSHKAKSVCSSSSLGSKGFVLDRDAADVELDGNGDECRLCGMDGTLLCCDGCPSAYHSRCIGVSKMSIPEGSWFCPECTFNKIGPTITRGTSLRAAEIFGIDLYEQIFLGTCNHLLVLKASGNAESCFRYYNWNDIPKVLHLLCSSVQHTAFYSGICKAILHYWEIPDNIFSLPARSPTLLFPLCKESHKSIVEGENYASGLTEGNAENMAATFPDTSLDTLTFTNLNSLHREGHTATKQVLMGALPPELGKMEPTISTGSISHQADPSDLTHQSLADRSVIDFTTCTSGNSNGNNIEHVNGMSLPASLFSQSRGGNLEVGGRGGRNSSDDCLYMGSSFKPQAYINHYIHGDFAASAAAILAVLSSEENQASDAHALDNPRKLLSASVALQLKAFSSVAIRFFWPNSEKKIVEVPRERCGWCLSCKAPATSKKACLLNSAALNAIKGAMKILTGLRLVKNGKGSLPSIATYILYMEESLCGLIVGRFLNKSFRKQWRRHVEQASSCSTLKALLLEFEENIRTIAFSGDWVKLVDNWLVESSVVPNTACAVVFTQRRGPSSRRGRKQSAISEVTDGYRNEKLVDFKWWRGGKRSKVIFQKGILPYSMVKKAARQGGTRKISGMYYAESFEIPKRSRQAVWRAAVEMSKNASQLALQVRYLDLHVRWSDIPRPEQNLQDSKGPETEASAFRNAFICDKKIVDNMIRYGVAFGNQKHLPSRVMKNIIEVEENQDGKDKYWFLEIHIPLYLIKEYEERSVEVLLPSDGKPSNGLSVLQRRQLKASRRDIFSYLARKRDNLDMCSCASCQLNVFIR; encoded by the exons ATGGAATTTGCGGCAATCAAAGTAGAGCGTCGAGGGAGAAAAAGGCGAAGGAATGGGGGTCAAAATAATGTTTCCACTGGTCAGCAAATAGGTCCAGAGACGAAGAAGCGGGCAGTTGAGACGAGATCAAAGGCATTTATTGGGCGATATGTGAAGAAGGAGTTTGTTGGGAGTGGAGTTTTTATTGGGAAAATTGTGTCTTATGATGGTGGATTGTACAGAGTTGATTATGAAGATGGGGACTGCGAGGATCTGGAGAGCAGTGAGGTCCGCCAGTTTCTTATTGCAGATGGTGGGTTTGATGACCACTTGATGACAAGGAAGAAGAAGTTAGATGAGTTAATATCAAACAAGGATGTTAGTAAGACTAGAAATTCCGAAGCGAATGCAGTGGACTTGGCGAATGGGTTAGAGAGGGCTGAAGTGTCTTCATTGAGTGAAGTAAGTTGTGGCCCAACTCATGAAACTGATGCAGCGGTTGCTCAAGTTGATGGCGATGCTGATTCATCTAGTGATTCCTGCGAGTATGTTCATGATCATGGTTTGGGTTCGGAGGCTGAAACCCCTGCTGTTCCGCCGCCACCGTTGCCTCCTTCTTCAGGCAACATAGGTGTTCCAGAGGAATATGCTTCTCACCTTTTTTCAGTATATAGTTTTTTGCGCTCATTTAGTATCAGACTATTTTTGAGCCCATTTGGTTTGGATGATTTTGTGGGGTCAATTAATTGTGTTGTCCCAAACACATTGGTGGATGCCATTCATGTTGCTCTTATGCGTGCATTGAGACGACATCTTGAAAAGCTCTCTTCTGATGGTTCTGAGCTTGCATCAAAATGTCTAAG GTGTGTTGATTGGAGCTTGGTCGATATGCTGACTTGGCCTGTTTATTTGATCCATTATTTAACAATAATGGGGTACGTGGAGGGGCCTGAATGGAAAGGATTTTATGCTGATGTCTTAGACAGGGAGTATTATAGCTTACCGGTGGGAAGGAAGTTGTTGATTTTGCAAATTTTGTGCGATGATGTCTTGGAGTCTGCTGAGCTACGAGCAGAAATTGACATGCGTGAAGAATCAGAAGTTGGAATTGATTCTGATGCAATTGCAGCTAATCCTATTGAAAATGGGCCAAGAAGGGTGCATCCCAGATATTCTAAAACTTCTGCTTGCAAGGACCAAGAAGCTATTGAGATTATTGCTGACAGTCATAAGGCAAAATCAGTTTGTAGCTCAAGTTCTTTGGGTTCTAAAGGTTTTGTATTGGATAGGGATGCTGCTGATGTTGAGTTGGATGGAAATGGTGATGAATGCCGCCTTTGTGGTATGGATGGAACCTTGCTTTGCTGTGATGGGTGCCCATCTGCATACCATTCAAGATGTATAGGTGTAAGCAAAATGTCAATACCAGAAGGGTCATGGTTTTGTCCTGAATGTACGTTTAACAAGATTGGGCCGACAATTACAAGAGGAACCTCACTAAGAGCAGCAGAAATCTTTGGCATTGATTTATATGAGCAAATATTTTTGGGTACTTGCAATCACTTACTTGT GCTGAAGGCTTCAGGAAATGCAGAATCATGTTTCAGGTATTATAATTGGAATGACATTCCTAAGGTACTTCACCTACTTTGTTCATCTGTCCAGCATACTGCTTTTTATTCGGGGATATGCAAGGCAATTTTGCATTATTGGGAAATCCCAGACAATATTTTCTCTCTTCCTGCAAGGTCTCCTACTCTACTATTTCCCCTTTGCAAGGAGAGCCATAAAAGTATTGTTGAGGGTGAGAATTATGCAAGCGGCTTGACTGAGGGTAATGCGGAAAATATGGCAGCTACTTTTCCCGATACCTCCTTAGATACATTGACTTTTACTAACCTTAATAGTCTGCATCGGGAAGGTCACACAGCAACAAAACAGGTTCTTATGGGTGCTTTGCCCCCTGAACTAGGTAAAATGGAACCAACAATATCTACTGGATCGATCAGTCATCAAGCTGATCCATCAGACTTAACTCACCAGAGCTTGGCAGATAGAAGTGTAATAGACTTTACCACTTGTACCTCAGGAAACAGCAATGGTAATAATATTGAACATGTGAATGGTATGAGTTTGCCAGCAAGCCTGTTTTCTCAAAGTAGAGGAGGTAATCTTGAAGTTGGTGGAAGAGGTGGCAGAAATTCAAGTGATGATTGTCTATATATGGGATCTTCTTTCAAACCTCAGGCATACATAAATCATTATATCCATGGAGATTTTGCTGCATCTGCTGCTGCTATTCTGGCTGTTCTTTCATCCGAGGAAAATCAGGCCTCTGATGCTCATGCTTTGGACAATCCTAGGAAACTTTTGTCAGCTAGTGTTGCATTGCAACTCAAAGCATTTTCATCCGTAGCCATCCGTTTTTTCTGGCCAAATTCTGAAAAGAAAATTGTGGAAGTTCCAAGGGAGAGGTGTGGTTGGTGTCTTTCTTGCAAGGCCCCTGCTACAAGCAAGAAAGCATGTCTATTGAATTCAGCTGCCTTGAATGCCATTAAAGGTGCTATGAAGATTCTCACAGGCCTTCGCCTTGTAAAGAATGGGAAGGGGAGTCTACCTAGCATTGCCACATATATTTTATACATGGAGGAGAGTTTATGTGGTCTAATAGTTGGACGTTTTTTGAATAAAAGTTTTAGAAAACAGTGGCGTAGACATGTAGAACAGGCTTCAAGCTGCAGTACACTAAAGGCTCTTTTGCTTGAA TTTGAGGAAAACATTCGGACCATTGCTTTCTCTGGGGATTGGGTTAAGCTGGTGGATAATTGGTTGGTTGAATCTTCTGTAGTCCCAAATACTGCATGTGCTGTTGTATTTACTCAGAGACGTGGACCAAGTAGCAGGCGAGGTAGAAAACAGTCTGCAATTTCTGAAGTTACAGATGGGTATAGGAATGAAAAACTAGTTGATTTTAAGTGGTGGCGAGGAGGGAAGCGGTCAAAGGTTATTTTCCAGAAAGGAATTTTGCCATACTCAATGGTTAAAAAGGCAGCCCGACAAG GTGGCACTAGAAAGATTTCTGGAATGTATTATGCTGAATCTTTTGAGATTCCTAAAAGAAGCAGGCAGGCAGTTTGGAGAGCTGCTGTTGAAATGAGTAAGAATGCATCACAGCTTGCACTTCAG GTTAGATACCTAGACCTTCATGTAAGATGGAGTGATATTCCTCGTCCTGAGCAGAATCTCCAGGATAGCAAAGGTCCTGAAACAGAAGCTTCTGCCTTTAGAAATGCATTTATCTGTGATAAGAAAATTGTGGATAACATGATAAGATATGGAGTTGCTTTTGGGAATCAAAAGCATCTCCCATCCCGCGTCATGAAGAATATAATAGAAGTAGAGGAAAACCAAGATGGAAAGGATAAGTATTGGTTTTTGGAAATTCATATTCCATTATAtttgattaaggagtatgaagaAAGGTCAGTGGAAGTGCTATTGCCTTCTGATGGGAAACCCTCTAATGGATTATCGGTCTTGCAAAGAAGGCAACTGAAAGCTTCCCGCAGGGATATATTCTCCTATCTTGCACGCAAGAGAGACAATTTGGACATGTGCTCTTGTGCTTCATGTCAATTGAATGTTTTTATTAGGTAA